Genomic DNA from Thermotoga petrophila RKU-1:
TCGACAGGCAAAACGGAGAACTACTTCCAATGCCCATCTACGGCAGCAGCGAGTACTTCCCGAGAATATCACCGGATGAAAGATACCTGCTTTTCCAGGGCTCACTCCATGGAAACTGGAACATCTACTACATGCCGCTCTCGCCCGATTACTCGAAGAAGATACAGCTCATCTCACGTGGCAGGTACGCTTCCTACAATCCGAACTGGATCGACAACAACACGGTAGTTTACGTTCAGGAAGATGCAACTTCGAATCACTTGGTTGTGAAAGATCTGACAACAATGAAAGAAAAGACGTACTATCTTCCATTCGACTGGGTTTTCACACCGGCCAAAGGAAATCAGGGTATCGTGTTCGTGGGACTCAAAGAGTCAAACTTTGGGATATACGAGCTGCTTCCAGATGGAACGATAACAGTTCTCGAGGACAGTCCTTACAACGAATTCGACCCGGACGTGTTTGAAAATTACCTGATCTTTTCTTCCAACAGAGACGGAGTTTTCAGGATCTACGCGAAAGACCTGGTTTCTGGGAAGGTGTGGTGCCTCACAGAAAATATCCCCTACGATGCGTTCTACCCTGCGTTCTCTGAAGATGGAAAACTTGTAGCCTTTTCCGTGTACAGCAAAGGGAGCGAACCAGATATATGGATCGTTCGTTTCAGAATTCCTCAGGATTGATGTTCTTTATGACATGGACCCTCTTTATGAAACCACCCGATCTTTTCAGTTCCTCGAGCTCTTTTTTCAAGCCGGTGGAAAGCTCGCTGTTCGTGAAAATTCCAACTTCCGTGGCACCATAAATATAGGCCGCCGCAACGAGTTCCTTCACGACCTCTTTCTCCACCGTGGAGTTTCTTCTCTTCACCTGGAAAACCACTGTACTTCCTCGTCTTTTCGCAACGATATCCGCCCCGAAATCCTTACTCTTTCGCGTTGTTCTCACCGATCTAAAACCGTGTTCTTTCAGATACTCTCTGGCGAATTCTTCGAACCGATATGGATTCTTGAGACCCGCCTCGAGAAGGTTTCTAAGGTTTTGTTTTCTCCTCTTCTTCCCCCATCGCAGAAAGAGAACAAGAAGGCTAAAAGACAACAGACTCAAAATGATGTAAATCATGCACTTTCACCTTCGTTTTGTGTATTTTCGAATTTCTTCTCATTCTTTCAAACGCTTCCAGAGATTC
This window encodes:
- a CDS encoding TolB family protein → MKKMFLFIFAIIPLVSFSVVTLDLSMFSTEEASSVLADVQEKILELLPKEATITNSSTATFSMTFFLSYDATDNLYVGEWKHGNEVARYEYNPRGYKYYRDFVMECASFPLEKVSVYLFSKNEFPDVFRLTYHPALDEYCDFSSRYLVFSSERLSGNRNLFLIDRQNGELLPMPIYGSSEYFPRISPDERYLLFQGSLHGNWNIYYMPLSPDYSKKIQLISRGRYASYNPNWIDNNTVVYVQEDATSNHLVVKDLTTMKEKTYYLPFDWVFTPAKGNQGIVFVGLKESNFGIYELLPDGTITVLEDSPYNEFDPDVFENYLIFSSNRDGVFRIYAKDLVSGKVWCLTENIPYDAFYPAFSEDGKLVAFSVYSKGSEPDIWIVRFRIPQD
- a CDS encoding restriction endonuclease; translation: MIYIILSLLSFSLLVLFLRWGKKRRKQNLRNLLEAGLKNPYRFEEFAREYLKEHGFRSVRTTRKSKDFGADIVAKRRGSTVVFQVKRRNSTVEKEVVKELVAAAYIYGATEVGIFTNSELSTGLKKELEELKRSGGFIKRVHVIKNINPEEF